The following proteins come from a genomic window of Ailuropoda melanoleuca isolate Jingjing chromosome 2, ASM200744v2, whole genome shotgun sequence:
- the BEND5 gene encoding BEN domain-containing protein 5 produces MQKKIKIPKLSLNHVGEDGEVKDYGEEDLQLRHIKRPEGRKPSEVAHKSIEAVVARLERQNGLSLGHSTCPEEVFVEASPGTEDMDSLEDAVVPRALYEELLRNYQQQQEEMRHLQQELERTRRQLVQQAKKLKEYGALVSEMKELRDLNRRLQDVLLLRLGSGPAIDLEKVKSECLEPEPELRSTFSEEANTSSYYPAPAPVMDKYILDNGKVHLGSGIWVDEEKWHQLQVTQGDSKYTKNLAVMIWGTDVLKNRSVTGVATKKKKDAVPKPPLSPHKLSIVRECLYDRIAQETVDETEIAQRLSKVNKYICEKIMDINKSCKNEERREAKYNLQ; encoded by the exons atgcagaagaaaataaaaatccccaaactttCTCTCAATCACGTAGGAGAAGATGGGGAGGTTAAAGATTATGGGGAAGAAGATTTACAGCTTAGACACATCAAG AGACCCGAGGGGCGGAAGCCGAGCGAAGTGGCGCATAAGAGCATTGAGGCCGTGGTGGCCCGGCTGGAGAGGCAGAACGGCCTGAGCCTGGGCCACAGCACGTGTCCAGAGGAGGTCTTCGTGGAGGCCTCGCCGGGCACGGAGGACATGGACAGTCTGGAGGACGCCGTCGTGCCCCGGGCTCTGTACGAGGAGCTGCTGCGCAActaccagcagcagcaggaggaaatgCGTCACCTCCAGCAGGAGCTGGAGCGGACTCGGAGGCAGCTGGTCCAGCAGGCCAAGAAGCTCAAGGAGTACGGGGCACTCGTGTCGGAAATGAAGGAGCTCCGTGACCTCAACCGGAGGCTCCAGGACGTGCTGCTCCTAAGGCTCGGCAGTG GTCCCGCCATTGACTTGGAAAAAGTAAAGTCAGAATGTCTCGAGCCCGAGCCGGAGTTACGGAGCACTTTCAGTGAGGAAGCAAATACGTCGTCCTATTACCCCGCTCCTGCACCTGTCATGGACAAGTATATCCTAGACAATGGCAAG GTCCATCTGGGAAGCGGGATTTGGGTTGACGAGGAGAAGTGGCACCAGCTACAAGTCACCCAAGGAGATTCCAAGTACACAAAGAACTTGGCAGTCATGATTTGGGGAACAGATGTTCTGAAGAACAGAAGCGTCACAGGAGttgccacaaaaaaaaagaaagatgcggTCCCTAAGCCACCCCTCTCGCCTCACAAACTAAGCATTGTCAGAG AGTGTTTGTATGACAGAATAGCACAAGAAACTGTGGATGAAACTGAAATTGCACAGAGACTCTCCAAAGTCAACAAGTACATCTGTGAAAAAATCATGGATATCAATAAATCCTGTAAAAATGAAGAACGAAGGGAAGCAAAATACAATTTGCAATAA